From the Rhea pennata isolate bPtePen1 chromosome 1, bPtePen1.pri, whole genome shotgun sequence genome, the window CTCCTGTCATAGATAAGTGCTCTTGGGGCTCCAGTGCCTTGGGGTCATTGGCCAGTAACGaaggcagagagcagcaaaGCATGGAGGGGTCGGCACGTGTGGGAATTGGAGCACGCGCCACGGCGGCTGGGCTGGCCCAGGAATTTATTTATAAACGGTCTCTTCAGAGCAAATTCCATTCTATTCTAACTCTGCTCCCGCCCGTCGTCCCCCGGCCCCCCCAGCTCGCCTTCTCTCTTGTGTTTTGTCTGTTTAGAGCTTTGTAATCCTTGCCGAGACACTATCTACGGGGGAAcagaatttcctgcttttgtttcctaTGCCAGTCCAACCACTGGCGCAGTCTCAAAAGCATTCCCGCTGCCTTTCAAAATGGCCCTGGAGGGGCAGGGGGGGGAAAGTGAGGGGGAGGGCACCAGCTGTGTTCAGCTATTGTTTGCCTTAGAAAGAGGCGAGGAggctccccaccaccaccacagccgctccctgccctccccagtTCCCTCCTCCTTGTCCACGAGCCACACAATGGGGCAACTTCCAAAATTAGACATGCTTGCTTGTCCCAGGCTGGTCCCCCCGCCCAGACCCTCTTTGGCCACAGCTGCAGCACTGACCTGGGGTGTAGAAGGACAacctggggagggagggacaCAGTTTTCAATGGGAGATTTGTTTCTAGTCAACAgttgttgctatttttttcccctctctcttctcATCGACTTAACCTTTGTGCAAAAGGCAGCCCCCACCCTCTCATGATAAAATTCCAGACAACACTGGATGGAGGGGTGGggaaggagtggctgagatGCGTGCAGTCTGTCATGTCCCAGTGTCTAAGGAACAGATACATCTCTATTCCGGTTATTGACCACCGTCATGATTAAGAAATAAAGAGGGCTTCTCTTTTTGGCCACTGATTTCACTTCAATTAGGAAAGACTGGCAAGGGAAACAGAGACGGGTGCTTTGAAGCCTTCTGTTTGTTTCCCACTGGCCTCAGGCAGTGACTGAGGGGCATCACCATTTGCTTGCCCTGTGTGGAACTAGTGTGTTAGCAAATATATGTATTACCAAATCAGCCTGAAAGCAGCCAGGTGTATTTATCTCTGGGCCATCTGTGCACTGGATAGGTGTCATGATTGCTGTCCTTCATTGACTGCCTAAGGAGTTGGATTTTGGCAGCCCCAGAAAGTAGATGAGCTGAGATACTGTTCTCCCAATCTTAGACACCATCCTAGACCTAACAGCTGAGATGTGAAGAGTAGGAGTCATCTCCCGTAACTGTGGATACCTGCAAAGTAGACATGCTCATCTAAGCCAGTCATCCAGACATGCTCTGTAGTCCAGGGAGAACTATGGGCCCTTCTAGAGCATGATCCATCATTTTGAGTGTCTGCCTCAGGCTCAGATGAGTGATGTCTCTTAGAATTAACTATACCTCTCTAGCCACTTTAAAGTGTGTCTGTTCATCTCATGTGGATGTTGACTGCACAGACAGATGATTTCTGCCTCATGCATACAGCCTCTATGCACACATCAGTTGCCTCTGAGTGAGCAGAGAACTAAGTCCCTGCTTCCCCTTATAAGAAAGCTTCACTTAGGCAGGACTGAGGAAGAGGGATGGGACATGATAGGTATGGGAACTTGCTCCAACACATCTCAGATAAACAGAGATCTTCCACTGGCCCCAAATTCCCTTTAGGAAAATTATTCTCTTGATGCTGACGTCCATTCTGCTTCCTTCAGCTGCTAAGgcaggcaagagaaggaaagagctgTGGCTGGGTGGGAGCTATCCCTGAGCGTGGCCATTGTCCAGAGCTCAGGAGGGGCTGCATGGTGGAGTGCTCCATGGGGATTATGGGCATTTCTCTATTCAGCGCTTCCTATGGGAAAAAGcggtggggtgggagggaactgctCAGAGCTGGGCTGAATGCTCTCTGTCTTCCTCTCCATTGCTGACTGAAAAAACTCCATATATACTGCCTTACAGTAGTAGAGGGGGaaatcattttaacttttttttcctgttcttctaTCATAAAATTGAGCAAGTATAGTGGTTTGGGAGACAAAAACCAAGCACTCCACCTGCCACCTGTTGTCACCCTTCTCCCTACCTTCCCACACCCGAACTCTCTCGGTCTTTAGCTATCCCAACAAGACACCTCAGTATTTATATACTAAACTTCCTGGCTGTCCCACCTGGCCTTTGTATAATCCTTGTCATATCCTGGGCTGAGCCAAATGATCTGAACCTTCTCCTACTCCTACCACAGTCCTACCTAAGGCCATGTTATTTGTGACCTAGTTTTCCTCTGCTAGACCTAGCTAAGATCCCTCTTTCACAATAGGCTTATTGATTTCAATTGCTTTGAACTGCAAACAGGGAGTCTCCATGCCCCAGCATGGCTGTGATCTACCTGTGGATTTATGCCTAGCATGATGTACTGGCACTATGGTTTACCTGTATCTCTGCATTTGCCTGGTTAGTGGAGCACAAGTGCCTGCCAGCTTCTCCCACCTCTACCCAGTGTTATTAGATCATGTCCTTCCCTTTGCAGAGGAGGATAGCTCGAGCGTGGATGTGAATGCAACTCAGCCCCATCAAAATTCTTTGGCCCTATCTCGAGGGAGACGAAGCCTAGGTAAGTCTGGGATGTTTCACCTTGTGGTTATTGGGGCACTAACCTGAGCAGCTGTGGGTGATGCAGATGCAGGTCTGAAATACTTCTGCTGGGGTAGAGGTTGAAATGTGCTGTGTGCATGGATGTGTAGACAGATGGGAAGGAGCCTTGTGTAAGAGCTGGGTTTTACACCCTATCCATGCAGGAGAGGGAGTCCAGAGCTCTGCAAGTTGATCTGCTTTAAATTCCTTGGGTGCTGATTTGCTCTAAAGAAGCGTCATCTCCTGCCTCAGACTGTCGCTGCAGTGAGAAACATCATTTTGCTGGGGGCTCTCGCACAGGGCACTGTTCTGGCCAGAGAGCAACATAGATGGCTGGGAGTGGGGGAAAGAGCGTATATGTTTGTGTGGGAGAGCAGTGTagcctctttctcttccagtgGAGGTGGTTGCAGCAGGTTGGTAACAGCTGCAGTCTGTTTcatcctccctccttctcttgGCCCTCTGTAGatgctctggcagcagcagagccagctgtCCTCGCAGAGTGCAAGACGCGGGTGGTGGTCTTTGAAATCTCCCGCAACATGGTGGACAGTACCAATGCCAACTTTGTGGTGTGGCCACCCTGTGTGGAGGTGCAGCGGTGCTCCGGCTGTTGTAACAATCGCAATGTGCAGTGTCGTCCCACGCAGATCCGTGTCCGGCATGTCCAGGTAAGGGAAACCCTTTCCacagctccctcctctcacAGCCCCACCTCCATCTCCAGTCCTCCAAAAGAAAACCACAGCAAGTTTCACATACAAGGCTCACTCAGCTGTCTTTTCCCTAACATCTCTCTACAGTCACATCTTGTGCATTAGCCACGCAGCACTGCAACCTCTCACCCATGGTGAGGTCTGTGCCAGCTGCTCAGAGGGCTGGTGTTGTGCAGCGGCTGAGGACTGCCACTGCAGCAGCGCTACAGGGCACCACcccccagctgcagcccagtGCTGTGGCCCTCACTAGTCTTGTGGCTCAAGGCAACCTTGTCTTCTAtggcagagcagaaaaaacaggACAACACTTTCACCACAGGAGCTATCTTTGATGCAAAGAGAAGGACCTGTAGTTTCAGTGCTCCAtcccccagctgctgctgcagctccttcccaAGACACGCACTGAAGCAGCTTCTCCCCCTTCTCAGCCCCACTCTTACCTCCTGACCCAGTCAGGCTGCAAGCAGACACCTGACAGCTAACCTCTTGCTCTGATCCTGCCTGCCTCTCAGCTAATAGTGATCTTCTTACAGTTTCCTCCCAGAcagcttgtttaaaaataatactcatCCCATACTAATCCTCTGCCTAAGCTGTAAGAGACTCCCCTGGGCAGACAGCAGAGGTTGGCGGACAGAGGTTGCATTCAAACATTCCCATTGCATTCCCATTCCATCAGGAAATTCCTTTCTCAGAAAAGGCAGGCTGAATGAGGGAAAAATGGTGTTGGGGGGAGGAACAGGAGTtgtttttgtggaaaaaagcaAACGAGAGGTCAAAAGCCAGCCAGAAAAAGTGACCTGGAAATGGTTTCTTTGAGGACAGAGGTCTCCCTATTGTTTGGCTGGAAGTGTTTGTCTAGCGAGCAGCGTGTGGTCTGAAGCGTGTGGAGTGGGCTTTCAAGGAAAGATAAACAGCCTGGCTGCTTCAGCACTGGCCAAGGGATGCTGCTGGGGGCAGTTGGTTTAGAGGAATTCAGTCCCAGGCTCACAGCAAAGCAAGTATTTATAGCTTGCAGAGCACTTTAGGGACTATGGTTGTGTTAGATAAGCCAAACAGGGTCAGGCCTGGCCACTCCTGGAGTAGGAGAACCCCCCCTAGAAAGCTCATGCCCTGTGGTGGGATGCGGAGCAGTGAGTTTTGCGTCTGAGTCAGCACTGATGGAGAGTCCGAGGGAATTTCCAGAGTACCGCCTTTCCCATGAAACACgcagctgagagctgcagcCCTGAGAGTTGTTAAAGAGCTTGAGACAAATTCAGACAGGCCTCAGTGGAGTTGGTGAAGCTGCATTTACTTACATTGGGCCTGAGTTATTCTGGTTTTGCCCTTTCTATGGGATCCTGTGGCAATTAATTCTGGTTGCCCCCAGGTCTCTGCCATCACAGCACATCCCATTCCACTCATGTCATGTTTCTGTATGTGGTCAACCACTTGTCCTGCTCCACACTAGAAGCAGCTGCAAGTTAGGGATGGGGGAAAGAACCAGTCACATCCGAACTTGCCTGGTTTAGGTCTGCTCTGCTCATGTGTGCTGAAGTTTCTGCAATACACACTGCCTCTAAATTTGAACCATGCTCTATAAACTACCTTCTGACCCTTTAGGAAGAAAGCCAGAACAGGAGTATACTGAGATTGATAACTTTACCAGAGTGGGAACTACAACTGTATTCATCTTTTGGATGCTTCTCTCTCCCAAATAGGTGAATAAGATTGAATTTGTCCAGAGGAAaccaatatttaaaaaagttGTTGTGCCTTTGGAGGACCACGTGCAGTGTCGGTGTGAAGCGGTGTCCCGTCAGCCCCCCAGGAACAGCCGGCCAGGGCAACGTGAACAGAGACGTAAGAATTTTGGCATCAGTAGAGTGGGAAAAGGTGTGAGAAGAGAGGCTGGGGAGAGAGGAACCAACTCTCCACTGGTTTAAATCTGCTTAGCTCCACTAATCTCATGGGCCTTTACTGATTTATACCAGCCTAGGAACCTTTTGCAAGATGTCTGCCATCCAGCAAAGGGCTGAAACCAAGGGAaatgaaggaggagaaggaaagaggcaaagggaaaggacaGTTTGGTAAAAAGGAGAGGGCAGAGACTGTGGAGAGCAGAGGGTGGCAAAGGAAGAACGAAAGAGGAGCCTTGTGGTGCTCCTCTTGCAGAACTCTTAGTCACTAGTGAGTGGGGAACAGTATTTCAACTTGACCTGTCTGCCCCTCACCATACAGACACGCTCGCCTCTGTTTTGGCAGGCTTGTCATCATCATTCACCACAGCCGCTGTCTCTCAGAGGCAACGAGCACGCCGGCTGCCAGCACAGAAGAGGAAACATAAGAAGTACAAGCATGTCAACGATAAGAAAGTGCTGAAAGAAATCCTCGTAGCATAGGAGTGCTGGCAGGGGAGAGAGAACACAAGGCAGGTAAGAGCAAGCTGCTTTTCCATCCAAGAGAGATGTTCTCCTGGGACACGTGTTCTGCCTAGACACCTTAGACATTTTCCACAGCACTAGCTGCTCATTCAGCATGGGGTTACTGCAGGACCTGGACATGGTAAAGGCAGGGTcgaaggagagggaaagattAGGCTGGGATCTACATGTTCATCCTATCTACGGCTCTTTGTAAAGGTGGAAAAATCatgctgcaaccctgtcttgctcttcagctctgccttcccttttctctgcatCTCTTGAAGCCAGACAGTGAGCCTGACCTCTCTCTCTACACCTAAATCCCCTCAGGGTCTGTGTTATTCATCTCTTTTGTGGAGCAGCTCCTGTTTGCCTTTCTCTATTGATTCTCTGTTGAAAGCAGAGAATTAATGTTGCTCTGGGGatcccttttccttttatttcatttgttgaGTTGGTAGAAAGACttagaagcagcagcacttttGGTTCATCTCTCTCCTAGCAGGAAGTCTGTGTGCATAAGAAAGGTCATACAAGGGGAAAGGAGAACTGGAATCTCTGGCAATAGATCTGGATTTTGTCATCCAGGGTCTGATTCTTCTCTCCTTGACTTATGTAAACAGGAGCAATTCCCTCGTCATCAGAAGAATTTTACCTGTACAAACAAAAGGAGAATCAAGCCCTGGTTCCTTGTGGGAGAGGGAAAGGTGCATAAAAGATAGAGTAGCCTGGGCATGGAACTGGGGGCTGAATTTAGAAAGAGGCCATACAGGCTAATAGTGAAAGCCCTGGCCTGTGACTCAGCAGTCACAGTTCTGCCGTAGCCTCCTGAATGAGCCTGGGCCAGTTGCTTCACTTCCCATTGCCTCATGAGAGGGAGATGACAAACTTCCACTGTATTGCATTTCAGGAGCTGTGGAAGAGAGGCATCAGATGACAGTATCTTGGGAATATTATTCCCATGCTTAACACTATGAGGGCTGTGATTATCCCAAGATCCCTCTGTCCAGCCCAAGGTTCCCAGGGTATAAATGATGTAAAAGCTATGCAGATCTCAACTCTGGTTCAAACTGTCCAGGGAAAAAGTAGGGGTCAAAAGCCCTCCTAGGCTTTTAATTTGGCACCTCAACACCAACATttccagaggagaaaaagagagaggaagggaactgcagaggaagagggaTATATATTCTAATGCTGtcatgtgtttttgtttctcttctaggtttatttaatatatttgctGTATTGCCCCCATGGGGTCCTTGGAGTGATAACTTTTCCTCTTTGTCTGTCTGCCTCGACGTCTGATTCAGACGGCAAATGGTGCTTCCCTTTCCATCAATGGACCTTTCCCACCAAAGTCTCTCCCTTCTTTCATTTATTAAcatcattttaaagttttacaaaaaaaaaacccctccaacttatatatataagaaaagaacaaaatgcaaacatgaaaaatgaaccCCATCAACCACAACATGCGGTGAGGACAGGACAATGCCTTCCCTACTCTAGAGGACAggatggaaaatgtgaaaaggaaaGTGGGTCCAATTTCttcagagaggaggagaaaaacagacagagggaagaaggggaatgttcttccttttccttgtgcTTCTGGTAAGGCTGGAGGGCTCGGCTGAGATCAACACTTGCACTGGACCTACTTTTTCAAAACAGGCATATCTCAGATTGCAAGCAGCAACTGATGATGGAAAATGCACTAAGGACTTCTATTGCCCTACCTGGACAgatctatatttttaatgtgcgtgtgtatattttatttgaaaaagaaaaaccaaaaccacTAGAACATACAACATCTCggggaacagaaaacaaaaaacaaaaaagccaaatgcattcccccctccttttcccctcctgctcctggTGCTGACTGGAAGGTGTTTGGATTATAGGGAAGGAGTAGATGGCTGGCAGAATTGTCTCCACAGCCCTGGCCCCTGACAAGGGGAGCCATCTTTGCACATGCTGGTGGAGAATTCAGCTTTCCAGGCTCGAactcagattattttttaaatttgctctgtatgtgtgtgcctgtatatgtgtgtgtgtgtatatgtatata encodes:
- the PDGFB gene encoding platelet-derived growth factor subunit B; translation: MCLQPAGLEVGMNFGVLFAFILYLPLARPEGDPIPEDIYEILGSSSVRSISDLQRALRIDSVEEDSSSVDVNATQPHQNSLALSRGRRSLDALAAAEPAVLAECKTRVVVFEISRNMVDSTNANFVVWPPCVEVQRCSGCCNNRNVQCRPTQIRVRHVQVNKIEFVQRKPIFKKVVVPLEDHVQCRCEAVSRQPPRNSRPGQREQRRLSSSFTTAAVSQRQRARRLPAQKRKHKKYKHVNDKKVLKEILVA